The DNA sequence CTGCCCAGAAAGACAAAATAATTAATAACGGATTCCAAGGACGAAATTGGACGACACGCGTCATTGAGTGCAGAAACCATGCTTCCGCTTTTGTCGGCGATAATTTGCATCTGAAGCTTAACACCGATACGTCGTAGCTGCCACACTCACCTCTCCGCGGGGGAATCCTCACTTGCTTGGGAGCGGTGGGATTTGAATCTCGATTCAAGGTTACAAGTTTCTCTCCAGCCTTCAAGTGTAGTACATCAAAAAAAATGGTGAGTACTTGCGGATCATCCTCTACAGGCATGGGCGTACGACACCATCCTATCAACAATTATTCggagaagaacaacaaaaacGACTTCGACGGTGCTGTAATGAACGTGGAAGAGCAATAGGCGGCATGGGGCGAGGTGGTGATTGGCGCATACTCATGACTGGGGAGTCGTCAAAATTTACAGGCATGGTGGAAGACGGGGGATGCAGGAGGAAGGTCTGGACAACAATTTTCACGCAAAGATCATCGATATCGACCCACTTTCAAGTTTTCAACCCGACGCACAAAACCTACGCCCATGCCTACTCCCCACCTTTACTCGCGCAACCGCTGACCTTTGATTCCTTTTTCAGACCAAGCGAACAAAGAAGGTCGGTGTCACCGGTAAATACGGTACCCGTTACGGTGCCTCCCTCAGGAAGACGTGAGTCGAAACAGTCTTTACGGCTATTGAATATGGTGATTGACAATGATCTTTAGcgtcaagaagatggaaatcACCCAGCACGCTCGATACTCTTGCCCTAACTGTGGCAAGGTCAGTTCTCCAGCTTGTCTTACCTTAAAAGCATTAGACTAATCCAGACATAGATCGCCGTCAAGCGAACCAACGTTGGTATCTGGGCTTGCAAAGCCTGCAACAAGTCTTACGCCGGTGGTGCCTACACCTTCGGTACCCCTTCTGCCGCTACCGTCCGATCTACCATTAGGCGATTGAGGGAGGTTGCTGAGGTTTAAGGGATGGTCGAGATGTATTGCATAGCCGATTAGCAATGATCAACTTTTCTTCGGATGGTTTCAGCTTCGACAGTGGTTGTGTACGGATCATTCGCGCTAATTATTATCATTTGTCGAGCAGCGGTCTTCACGTGGCACAGTCTAAATACATCGAATTGTTCCGGCAACTACTCGCTACAAATGCCACATGTTTTCTCCTTGCCACATCTGCTCCTCAATCGACGGCATAGCGGCTGGCTCGGCGGAGGCGGATCCAGTTCCCGTAAGGCTGCTTGCTGTCTCGCCATTCGACACGACATTCATGGAAACATTATGGGCCCTCGATTGAAATCGGCTATCGAGTCGTGGATCGCCCTGCTGACTGTCTGCGTAAATATTTTCAAGTTCCTCAGCATTGTCCCACGTGGCAGGGAACGTGATTGCGTATTGCTTCAGCCCGACTACACAGGCCAGACATTCCCCCCGTCCGCGTTGGGCTAAATGTAGGCCCGCTTCATATATTGGATGGTGGATACTGAGCCTAATAACGATTTTTTTTAATCAATGGTCGCCCTGTAATTAAtgatgaggttgaaagAATGGACTCACGGATCTAGACTCAAATATTCATTCTCTGCCAATACAGCAACCAGCGCCGCGATCCTCAATGCCGCATGttcactctcttcctttatcctcctcttcacaCTTTCCACTTCAACCCCTATCCCCATCCCTACACCTCCCATTTCCATCGCgcctttcctctcttcctcaaccccCGACTCTTCTAGCGCGCGATAAAGCACAAGCCACAGAGCATGATGCGAAACGTCTGCCGAACATGCCGCAATAGCTTGGAGAAAATCCCAGCTTTCGGGCCAAACGGGTGGGACGCCCAATTTTGAAAGGTAGTTTGTCCGCCAGACAGAGGCAGAGTGGATGAATGTGCGGAGGAGGGATAATGGGATACCGGAAgtttggagatggggagAGCAAAGGCGGAGGGAGAGGGCGCGACACATGGAGGCGGCGGATTGGGCGGCGGAGAACCATAGCTTCAAGTGACGAGGGGGGACGGTTGCACTTAGCATTGCGGGATTAGGATAGTTGGAGATGTACTTACGATTGCTTGGTTTGGCTCAGAAAGGCTTACTGGGGTAAAGTTTAAGAGATTTGCCGTATTCCCAGGAGGTTCGAGATCATAGTCATCGTCTAATCTTGTTATGATACGTGATCGTCAGATCGATATCCTCGTTCTCCATGGGGGAAAAGTGAAAAGGCTTACAAACAAGGTTTTATCCGATAGAATACGGACCGATAACTATCAGTAACGATGAGGATCCACCATATCAAGACAATATCTGTCCGTTCTTTCTCGTCGGGAATAGTGAGGATTGCTCGTGTGGAGTTATATCCCATCGATAAGAGGTGTTTAACAGCGGCAGTGGCATAGACCGCTTGATAGTCTTTTCATGACTGTTTAGTCTTACGGAAAACTCTTATGACGGTGGCGGACTTACTGTTTTTCTTGACGAGAACCTCTGATAATTAAGGATGAGTTCAGTATGAGCATTCTTGTGAAGAGGTAGGAAGACTTACGGCCCAGCAAGCCTTCGAGGTTGACCAAAGCTTTGATATTATCTATACTCGGTATCCTCCAGATCCTGCACATTTCACACACTTCCCTTGCCCGGATCACAGCCATCTGCACTAACCGACTCCTCTTCATACCCCTGCCCTTTTCCCGAACTCCATGTTCCTCACCATCGCTGCGGCGTTGAGAGCACTCATCTCTATCTCGTTGGATAACAGGATGATCAGAAAAACGAGCTCCCCATGCGAGAGCAGTAGCGAGGATAGGATGGGAGATAGGGCCTTGAGGGTGGGTGTTGGGTGTGTAGAGGCGTGCACGGAATGTAGGCGGATCGTAACATGGATTACGAATGTGTGCTACGGAAAAGAACGAGTCGATTAGGTCATCGGCCAGTCTAGCCGCATTGCCATTAGTATAGATATAGagaaggtgatgaggaaCAGCTTACTTGGTAAGTTCGTCTGCTTCCAGACTCTTATGCACCTCACTcggttcttcttcccagacCTTGCCTcccatttcttcccataAATCGCTTTCGCCGCGCTTGCAAGATTCAATACTGGCTACATCGGAATATCCCAATACGGGAGTGAGAATGGGAtaaggagagaggagataGCGAATAAGGTCATGCTGCTTCTCACCAGGAGTGAGAAATGGTGGTGGTTGCGGTGGCGGGTGATTAGGAAGAGATAGTGGGAGTGGTAAAGGAAGATTGAGGGATAAATTTTGGGTAGATCTTAGGTTCGCCAGTAGGTGGAGGGAGCTAAGGAGTTTGTTAACATCACGACGCGCCCATATGGCCTGCGGTCAGGCTCACTCTGCTATGGCACTGGCATTCTCCCTGACATGCTGAGCGGCTTGCACCCGATGAAGCTTATCCGGATCAACTCCATCCCCAGCCATACTTGATGCGATGCCCATCGCAGGGGACTGCATCCCACTGTGATCCATCTTGGGGGTAGAAGATGCTTCGCTATCCCGGCTTTCGTTGCTGATGTGCCGTTCTAGCTCTGGGCGAACCGAACACGAAGCAGAACTCAGTGGTACCGGTGGTGGTTGAGATTGACTTTGATCTTGGttgctttttcttctcctcttcctacGAGAGCTGCTGAGATGTTCTTCGTctgctttcttcttcttctctgccaGGGCTTCGATATAATTACTGGTACACTCAGTGCCTTTGGATTTACATTGTTCACACTGTAGAACAATGGGACTGGAGTGAGTTTCGCCTTCTCATATCAAAATCGTAAAGCTTACCACATCCTTCTTATCAGCTCTCAAACACCTGATCTTTCTTGACCGGCATTGATCGCAGGCAATGTTCTGCTTCCGAGTCACACCCGGAATCAAGCccgaagaagaactggCGGGAGTAGGGTGGGCCATCGATGGAGTTGAGGAGCTTGATCCCGCAAAAGGCGCTGCATTATTTTGAGCCATGGTCTTAGCTGTCCTTATGGGTCTATGTATGATTGAGATGAGAAAATGTGGCCGACTCGTTTTATCTCGGCGATTTATCTTATAGACAACCCATTCTCGTCCTCTGCACAGACTTTCCTCGGATCCGAAAGCAGGCGATCCAAGAAGGCACCAGAGATAAGAAAGTGATGATGTCACTTTGAACAGTTGTTTCTACGAAAACATGTCACTCTCCCCGCCCGCCGCAAACGCCTAAAAATAGCGCACAAATCACCATCTCTATGCTCCAGCTAATGTCCAGCCGCCCCCACTTATAGCCGAAAAACATAGCTGAGGTATGCTCCCGCCATGGGaacaccatctcctcagcatgtctcttcaacaacaaccaaaCGCTCAAGGCGGCAACACCTCCCTTTGACAAGGTGGAATGTAATGGGCCAGCAGCAGAATCGGACGGCCATGGCGGAGAACTGTTACGTCAAGGACACCTCACCAAGGTCTCGCAGGGTGATAAAAAAGAAGTATCTGCGAAGTTTTGCGAAGTACTGCCCCTTGGTATCCGCCACTCTTGCTCCGTTTTCGACTCTGATGGATATTCCGGCGTTAAGTGTATGTGTCTTCTTTATCACCAAATTAGCATTAGGTGACCTATTTAATTAGCAAAGATGGTACAGTGATAATGGAATCATCCAGCCTGATCCAAAAGCATCTTTAGTTCTGTCGGCGGTGGGCCTTGCTCTAAACGTGGTTGCAAACATCCTGTTGGTAATACGCTTCTCTTCAAAAGCCCCTTTTTGGGTAGATCACTCCACCAAGTAAGTATGCAGATCTATCCTTAGAGATGGGATTAACGTGACCTGAAGATGGTCTCTATATTGCTGGTTAGGAAAAACAGTCATCGCCGCCatcaacctcatcctcttcggtATCCTCACTCGTAACGAAGCAGGCTACCAGTACCTTGAAGGCTTCTGGTGTGCAATCGTATCTTTTATCGGCTCAtcgctcatctccttcacaTTGTTATTCCACTATTTCCTGGCCTTTGGACACTCAAAATCTGATAACTCCGATATGAGAAGTGAAGGACGGCGCTTCATGCTTTCGGTCACCGCTTTCGTTGCGATCTTGGCTGTGCAAAGCTTCGTTTTCTCAAAAATCGAGCATTGGGATTACGTTAGCGGGATATACATGTCAGTCCAAACTGCACTTACTATTGGTTATGGGGATTATGTCCCGACTACAACAGCGGGGAAGGTCCTCATTTTCCCTTTTGCTGTACTCACGATAAGCCAACTGGGTAATGAAATTGCTTTGATCATCGGCTTTATCAAACAgagagcagaagagaggaggaacaaGTGGAGACAAAGCTTTGAAGGTGCAATGCATCGTGAAGCAAACTCTTTGAGGCCAAAAGCGGGTTTGACGGAAGAGATGGCGTTGGTGTATAGGATTAACTCCCGAGAGGAAATGTAAGTCCTCAATCTCACTTACAAAACTAGAGTTGTATGACTGAGATATGATTGGTAGGATGAGTCAAATGTATGACTTGATATGGAGTGCGATGGCCCTGGTTGTATTCTGGGTGTTAGGAGCGACAGCATTCTCACAGATAGAAGGATGGACTTATGGGCAGGTACCATTTTCAAGATCTGCAAGAGAGGGGCTGATTCAAACAACTTCTAGCAACGCGATATACATGTGTATGATTCTATCTCTTACTATAGGATTCGGCGACTACACACCTGTACAACCTGCAGGAAGAGTTGTCTTTATCGTATACGCACTCATGGCTGTGCCTATCGTTACTTCATTCGCCGTACAAACCATCACCGGTCTGGTACGTGATTTTCTCATGATTTTGTTTACGTTTACTTCTATACTGACTTTTCTCGCGGCTGCATCTCTAGCTGAGCACAGTTTCACAACGCAAAGTCAATCGTGAGAGTTTCATCACCGAACAAAAACGTTCTCCAGAGGCTTTTGCTCCACACATGGATCACATTGACAGGTACCACAAATCGTATGCCGATTTGAGGGATAAGGTTCTCCAAGGAAACATTGGGTCAGATGGGCgtgatgatggaagagagaatggaAGTGACAATAGTAAAGGCGAGCACAGCGAAGTAGGAGCaagagcagaagcagaagcagaagcagaaagaggaggaaatgcGTCGAATGAATCTAAGAGGGATCtacaagaggaagggagtACGAAAGTCAATATCCAGGGTGCCGAGGAGAATGGATTAGATGAAACGATAGACCAATTCcgggaaatggagaaggaagaccTTGAGGAAGACACCCAACGAGAGAAAGGTGATTCATCAAGCCACGGCCTCAACTCCGATACTAATAACCGAACAGAACAATCAACCCATCCGGCCGTAGCTGAGTCGGAGTCTGGTAGTCATTTTATCATCTCCAAGGAAGAACGTCAGCTTGAAGTCGATttgctgaagaagctgttGGCGAAGACCGTCAgttttgaggttgaggcgAGGCAGATGTTGTTGGATAGCATGGAAAAGAGTGTCGAGCGAACAATCTTACTCGCAGACCGAAATGGTGAGTGTTATCTCTCCTATTCCGTCCTTCGGTTTCTTTCAGATGGTTTACACATAAAATTATAATAGTGCAGATCCGAGATGTAAGAGCTGTAAGAGGGGATGATGCCAACATCGTGTCCGTCTGGGCAGGGGAAGAGCAAGCACAGCGTAACGCAACGGAAAAGCACAAGAATAAcaaatcctct is a window from the Cryptococcus neoformans var. neoformans JEC21 chromosome 2 sequence genome containing:
- a CDS encoding 60s ribosomal protein l37a, putative, which codes for MTKRTKKVGVTGKYGTRYGASLRKTVKKMEITQHARYSCPNCGKIAVKRTNVGIWACKACNKSYAGGAYTFGTPSAATVRSTIRRLREVAEV
- a CDS encoding potassium channel, putative, which gives rise to MGTPSPQHVSSTTTKRSRRQHLPLTRWNVMGQQQNRTAMAENCYVKDTSPRSRRVIKKKYLRSFAKYCPLVSATLAPFSTLMDIPALSQRWYSDNGIIQPDPKASLVLSAVGLALNVVANILLVIRFSSKAPFWVDHSTKWSLYCWLGKTVIAAINLILFGILTRNEAGYQYLEGFWCAIVSFIGSSLISFTLLFHYFLAFGHSKSDNSDMRSEGRRFMLSVTAFVAILAVQSFVFSKIEHWDYVSGIYMSVQTALTIGYGDYVPTTTAGKVLIFPFAVLTISQLGNEIALIIGFIKQRAEERRNKWRQSFEGAMHREANSLRPKAGLTEEMALVYRINSREEMMSQMYDLIWSAMALVVFWVLGATAFSQIEGWTYGNAIYMCMILSLTIGFGDYTPVQPAGRVVFIVYALMAVPIVTSFAVQTITGLLSTVSQRKVNRESFITEQKRSPEAFAPHMDHIDRYHKSYADLRDKVLQGNIGSDGRDDGRENGSDNSKGEHSEVGARAEAEAEAERGGNASNESKRDLQEEGSTKVNIQGAEENGLDETIDQFREMEKEDLEEDTQREKEQSTHPAVAESESGSHFIISKEERQLEVDLLKKLLAKTVSFEVEARQMLLDSMEKSVERTILLADRNVQIRDVRAVRGDDANIVSVWAGEEQAQRNATEKHKNNKSSSILGAEPDKQHHFKGSPSDMLARVSNYRSLFAEILVLGGILQKLEGAELKQFERWRGRPLKKMDGRDGVEGREEDEVMNDEIRKVAHGRVEGNAEDMKAVGKDRWSGLMKDLIKRQMRKMTHKDGWDKKDMV
- a CDS encoding expressed protein, which gives rise to MAQNNAAPFAGSSSSTPSMAHPTPASSSSGLIPGVTRKQNIACDQCRSRKIRCLRADKKDVCEQCKSKGTECTSNYIEALAEKKKKADEEHLSSSRRKRRRKSNQDQSQSQPPPVPLSSASCSVRPELERHISNESRDSEASSTPKMDHSGMQSPAMGIASSMAGDGVDPDKLHRVQAAQHVRENASAIADSLHLLANLRSTQNLSLNLPLPLPLSLPNHPPPQPPPFLTPGEKQHDLIRYLLSPYPILTPVLGYSDVASIESCKRGESDLWEEMGGKVWEEEPSEVHKSLEADELTKLADDLIDSFFSVAHIRNPCYDPPTFRARLYTPNTHPQGPISHPILATALAWGARFSDHPVIQRDRDECSQRRSDGEEHGVREKGRGMKRSRLVQMAVIRAREVCEMCRIWRIPSIDNIKALVNLEGLLGQVLVKKNNYQAVYATAAVKHLLSMGYNSTRAILTIPDEKERTDIVLIWWILIVTDSYRSVFYRIKPCLLDDDYDLEPPGNTANLLNFTPVSLSEPNQAILWFSAAQSAASMCRALSLRLCSPHLQTSGIPLSLLRTFIHSASVWRTNYLSKLGVPPVWPESWDFLQAIAACSADVSHHALWLVLYRALEESGVEEERKGAMEMGGVGMGIGVEVESVKRRIKEESEHAALRIAALVAVLAENEYLSLDPLSIHHPIYEAGLHLAQRGRGECLACVVGLKQYAITFPATWDNAEELENIYADSQQGDPRLDSRFQSRAHNVSMNVVSNGETASSLTGTGSASAEPAAMPSIEEQMWQGENMWHL
- a CDS encoding potassium channel, putative, producing MGTPSPQHVSSTTTKRSRRQHLPLTRWNVMGQQQNRTAMAENCYVKDTSPRSRRVIKKKYLRSFAKYCPLVSATLAPFSTLMDIPALSQRWYSDNGIIQPDPKASLVLSAVGLALNVVANILLVIRFSSKAPFWVDHSTKWSLYCWLGKTVIAAINLILFGILTRNEAGYQYLEGFWCAIVSFIGSSLISFTLLFHYFLAFGHSKSDNSDMRSEGRRFMLSVTAFVAILAVQSFVFSKIEHWDYVSGIYMSVQTALTIGYGDYVPTTTAGKVLIFPFAVLTISQLGNEIALIIGFIKQRAEERRNKWRQSFEGAMHREANSLRPKAGLTEEMALVYRINSREEMMSQMYDLIWSAMALVVFWVLGATAFSQIEGWTYGNAIYMCMILSLTIGFGDYTPVQPAGRVVFIVYALMAVPIVTSFAVQTITGLLSTVSQRKVNRESFITEQKRSPEAFAPHMDHIDRYHKSYADLRDKVLQGNIGSDGRDDGRENGSDNSKGEHSEVGARAEAEAEAERGGNASNESKRDLQEEGSTKVNIQGAEENGLDETIDQFREMEKEDLEEDTQREKEQSTHPAVAESESGSHFIISKEERQLEVDLLKKLLAKTVSFEVEARQMLLDSMEKSVERTILLADRNGECYLSYSVLRFLSDGLHIKL